One part of the Janthinobacterium sp. 17J80-10 genome encodes these proteins:
- a CDS encoding type II secretion system F family protein, whose translation MISDVPLLERLFLNLPQVNELQRLLHQAGLSWTVSRLVLTCAALGAGLLGSAVLLHQPTLASLIAGAAGAGVPVLLAINKRRHRLGKIEQQLPDAIDLLNRALRSGHAFSSGLKMIGEEMPEPIASEFRIVHDEVNFGVSLQQALTNLSQRIPLTDLRYFVVSVLIQRDSGGNLTEVLGNLSHLIRERLKLAAKVKVLSSEGRLSAWILVIMPFALGAIMNIVNPGFMAPLWTDPIGIAIVKYMLTLMFFGVLIMRKIIKIRY comes from the coding sequence ATGATCAGTGATGTGCCCCTTTTGGAGCGCCTGTTTTTGAACCTGCCGCAAGTCAATGAATTGCAAAGACTGCTGCACCAGGCCGGGCTATCCTGGACGGTGTCCCGACTGGTGCTGACATGCGCCGCCCTCGGCGCCGGCCTGCTGGGCAGCGCCGTGCTGCTGCACCAGCCGACGCTGGCCAGCCTGATCGCCGGCGCTGCAGGCGCCGGCGTACCTGTCCTTTTGGCCATCAACAAACGCCGCCACCGGCTCGGCAAGATCGAACAGCAACTTCCAGACGCCATCGACTTGTTGAACCGGGCATTACGGTCCGGGCATGCCTTCTCGTCTGGCTTGAAAATGATCGGCGAGGAAATGCCTGAGCCGATTGCCAGCGAATTTCGCATTGTGCATGATGAAGTCAACTTCGGCGTCTCGCTGCAACAGGCTCTGACAAACCTGAGTCAACGCATTCCGCTTACCGATTTGCGCTATTTTGTCGTCAGCGTGCTGATCCAGCGGGATTCCGGCGGCAACCTGACCGAAGTGCTCGGCAATCTCAGCCACCTGATTCGCGAGCGCCTCAAGCTGGCGGCCAAGGTCAAGGTACTGTCATCGGAAGGCCGCCTTTCTGCCTGGATCCTGGTAATCATGCCGTTCGCGCTGGGGGCAATCATGAACATCGTCAATCCCGGCTTCATGGCCCCCTTGTGGACGGATCCGATAGGCATTGCGATCGTCAAGTACATGCTGACGCTGATGTTCTTTGGCGTACTCATCATGAGAAAAATCATCAAGATCCGGTACTAG
- a CDS encoding CpaF family protein translates to MSLREQLNTVTPITSMQAENRMASDTYKALKGKIHLSLLDKLDLAALETLAPEKLRQEISVMVERLLQEQQAALNDAERRLLIRDIQHEMLGFGPLELLMADPLVSDILVNSHDQIYVERRGKLELTKVTFTDEQHLLRIIDKIVSLVGRRIDESSPMVDARLPDGSRVNAVIPPVALDGPMMSIRRFAHIPLQMDNLVHELKSLTPSMATLLEGLCKSKINMLISGGTGAGKTTLLNILSGYIPESERVITIEDAAELQLQQPHVVRLETRPMNIENRGEITQRALVRNALRMRPDRIVIGEVRGAEAVDMLQAMNTGHEGSLTTIHANTPRDALARLENMIGMANLNLPHKATRQQIASAITVVVQALRLTDGRRKITSIQEITGMEGDIITMQEIFTFRQTGISDDGNVEGHFHATGVRPKFSERLRSFGIELPDAMFDPAKQYQ, encoded by the coding sequence ATGTCCTTACGCGAACAGCTCAATACGGTGACACCAATCACTTCGATGCAAGCGGAAAACCGGATGGCCAGCGACACCTACAAAGCCTTGAAGGGAAAAATCCATTTGAGCCTGCTGGACAAGCTCGATCTGGCTGCCCTGGAAACGCTGGCGCCAGAAAAATTGCGGCAGGAAATTTCCGTCATGGTCGAGCGCCTGCTGCAGGAACAGCAGGCAGCCCTCAACGACGCCGAACGGCGCCTGCTGATCCGCGACATTCAGCACGAAATGCTGGGATTTGGCCCGCTGGAACTGCTGATGGCCGATCCCCTTGTCTCCGACATCCTGGTCAATTCCCATGACCAGATTTACGTTGAACGGCGTGGCAAACTGGAACTCACCAAGGTCACCTTCACGGACGAGCAACATCTGCTGCGCATCATCGACAAGATTGTGTCTTTGGTCGGGCGACGCATCGACGAGTCATCACCGATGGTCGATGCCCGGCTGCCGGACGGATCCCGGGTCAACGCGGTCATCCCACCGGTTGCGCTGGATGGCCCCATGATGTCGATCCGGCGCTTCGCGCACATCCCGCTGCAGATGGACAACCTGGTTCACGAACTCAAGAGCCTGACGCCGTCGATGGCGACACTGCTTGAAGGCCTCTGCAAATCCAAGATCAACATGTTAATTTCGGGCGGCACCGGCGCCGGCAAAACCACCCTCCTGAATATCCTTTCCGGCTACATTCCGGAATCGGAGCGGGTCATCACGATCGAGGATGCGGCCGAACTGCAGCTGCAGCAACCGCATGTAGTAAGGCTGGAAACCCGGCCCATGAATATCGAAAACAGGGGCGAAATCACCCAGCGCGCGCTGGTGCGCAACGCCTTGCGGATGCGGCCGGACCGCATCGTGATCGGCGAAGTGCGTGGCGCCGAAGCGGTGGACATGCTGCAGGCAATGAATACCGGTCACGAAGGCTCGCTCACCACCATCCATGCGAATACCCCGCGTGATGCCTTGGCCAGATTGGAAAACATGATCGGCATGGCCAACCTCAACCTGCCGCACAAGGCAACGCGCCAGCAGATCGCTTCGGCCATCACCGTTGTGGTCCAAGCGCTCAGACTGACCGATGGCCGCCGCAAGATCACCAGCATCCAGGAGATCACCGGCATGGAAGGCGACATCATCACGATGCAGGAGATATTCACCTTCCGCCAAACCGGCATCAGCGACGATGGCAATGTTGAAGGCCATTTTCATGCCACCGGCGTCAGGCCGAAATTCTCTGAACGCCTGCGCTCCTTCGGCATCGAGCTGCCGGATGCCATGTTCGATCCGGCCAAGCAGTATCAATAA
- a CDS encoding AAA family ATPase — protein sequence MKIAVISTDRTRLESLGRALEVSSHSISLITGGMDNLRAIAQQEAPALILVDGMAGNAGELGQAEYVSTHYPHVAIIVICANITPDFLIAAMRAGVREVLPSPAPAAALEAAINRLAAKLAGSQVKNPGKVLAFMPCKGGSGATFLATNLGYLLAENQSVLLIDLNLQFGDALSFIHDGEPASTIADVTRDIRRLDASFLDSSTVKITPNYSILAAPADANQAVGIKLEHIDAILGLAVAHYDFVLIDLPRTLDPITIKALDRATLILSVLQANLPALRHAKKMLTLFQSLGYTRDKVALIVNRFDKRAEIGIDDMRRLLGTITLHTVPNSYKEVSTSINHGNSLIEAARSSPVTRNLAEFALSLAPAKKDNRSLLDRIFKRSASEPLGFNTPDASSSRA from the coding sequence ATGAAGATTGCCGTCATATCTACCGACCGGACCAGACTCGAATCCCTGGGCCGCGCACTCGAGGTCAGCTCCCATTCCATCAGTCTTATCACTGGCGGCATGGACAATCTGCGCGCCATCGCCCAGCAAGAAGCGCCCGCCCTGATTCTGGTCGATGGCATGGCTGGCAACGCCGGCGAGCTGGGCCAGGCCGAATATGTCAGCACACACTATCCGCACGTCGCAATCATTGTAATTTGCGCAAATATCACGCCTGACTTCCTCATCGCTGCCATGCGCGCCGGCGTACGGGAAGTGCTGCCGTCGCCAGCGCCGGCAGCCGCCCTGGAAGCCGCGATCAATCGTCTCGCGGCCAAGCTTGCCGGCAGCCAGGTCAAAAATCCCGGCAAGGTCCTGGCTTTCATGCCGTGCAAGGGCGGCAGCGGCGCGACTTTTCTTGCGACCAATCTCGGCTATCTGCTGGCGGAAAATCAGAGCGTTCTGCTGATTGACCTGAACTTGCAGTTCGGCGACGCCCTGTCGTTCATTCATGATGGCGAGCCCGCCTCCACCATTGCCGATGTTACCCGGGATATCCGCCGGCTTGACGCATCCTTCCTGGATTCCAGCACGGTAAAAATCACACCAAACTACAGCATCCTGGCAGCCCCTGCCGATGCCAACCAGGCAGTCGGCATCAAGCTCGAGCATATCGACGCCATACTCGGCTTGGCAGTCGCGCACTACGACTTCGTTCTGATCGACCTGCCCCGCACCCTGGATCCGATCACCATCAAGGCGCTAGACCGCGCGACCCTGATCCTGTCGGTGCTGCAGGCGAACCTGCCGGCCCTGCGCCACGCCAAAAAGATGCTCACACTGTTCCAATCACTGGGATATACACGGGACAAAGTCGCGCTGATCGTCAACCGCTTCGACAAGCGCGCCGAGATCGGCATCGACGATATGCGGCGACTGCTGGGCACGATTACGCTGCACACCGTGCCTAACTCGTACAAGGAGGTCAGCACGTCCATTAACCATGGCAACTCGTTGATCGAAGCGGCACGTTCAAGTCCGGTCACCAGGAACCTGGCGGAATTCGCACTTTCCCTGGCACCCGCGAAAAAAGATAACCGTAGCCTGCTCGACCGCATTTTCAAGAGAAGCGCAAGCGAACCACTTGGTTTCAACACGCCAGATGCATCGTCCAGCCGGGCATAA
- a CDS encoding TadE family protein — MSKSQSGATTVEFALSLLVFLTFMLGITDFSRMLFTWNAANEATRLGARYAVVCSDAATPGAVLAKIQALLPQVSAVDLAWAPLNCTPANCEGVTVRIPPGALNYQWISPITGLSAQVFPMPTFSTYLPREIMRQDPNSNTICS; from the coding sequence ATGAGTAAATCCCAATCCGGCGCGACCACGGTCGAGTTCGCCCTTTCTCTTCTGGTTTTCCTGACCTTCATGCTGGGGATTACCGACTTTAGCCGCATGCTGTTTACCTGGAACGCGGCCAACGAGGCGACCAGGCTTGGCGCCCGCTATGCCGTCGTGTGCAGTGATGCTGCCACCCCGGGTGCTGTCCTGGCAAAAATCCAGGCATTGCTGCCACAAGTAAGCGCCGTCGACCTGGCTTGGGCCCCTCTCAACTGCACGCCGGCGAATTGCGAGGGAGTAACGGTCCGCATCCCCCCCGGCGCGTTGAATTATCAATGGATTTCGCCAATCACCGGACTCTCGGCGCAAGTATTCCCGATGCCGACATTTTCTACCTACCTGCCGCGCGAAATCATGCGACAGGATCCAAACAGCAACACGATTTGCTCTTGA
- a CDS encoding TadE/TadG family type IV pilus assembly protein, which translates to MKIKNRQRGAALVELALILPFLLLLSFITTEFGRAMYQYNTLAKSVRDAARYLSVQTPGTGATEAKNLVVYGNKAGTGTPLVIGLDVSKVIIPATQTAGSNPVINTVTVTISGYAFRPLFKNVFGMAFANANGEIPYSNISATMRAPI; encoded by the coding sequence ATGAAAATAAAAAACCGACAAAGAGGCGCTGCCTTGGTGGAACTTGCCCTGATCCTGCCCTTCCTGCTGCTGCTGAGTTTCATCACGACGGAATTTGGCCGCGCGATGTATCAGTACAATACCCTTGCGAAGTCGGTCAGGGATGCGGCGCGCTATCTATCCGTGCAAACGCCAGGAACGGGCGCTACGGAAGCGAAGAATCTGGTTGTATACGGCAACAAAGCCGGCACAGGAACGCCCCTGGTCATTGGCCTTGACGTCTCCAAGGTCATCATTCCGGCCACGCAGACGGCGGGATCCAATCCCGTCATCAATACTGTGACAGTCACCATAAGCGGTTATGCCTTCCGCCCATTGTTTAAAAACGTATTCGGGATGGCATTTGCCAATGCTAACGGCGAAATCCCGTACAGCAATATCAGTGCGACGATGAGGGCGCCGATATGA
- a CDS encoding Tad domain-containing protein — protein sequence MKRIVHPDRQGGAIIVTVALALLFLLGFMGIALDLAHLFIVKTELQTAMDSCALSAAQELDGMSNARDRARNAGKAAGNLNRVDLQSATWNGQGIITDTDISFRDAAYQPTNSDAAARYAQCQRTQAGVRMWLLHTMGAFAGTPATYPNTGNVLALAVATRASAQTTCPIPVALRPKAGGTAPNYGFQVGEWVTVYGNKIPGSGELGWYNLDGSKSANETKKELSEGGYCGTRIGDTLGTPGAQTTVDTPWNYRFGIYKNNEDPSANRPDFTGYSYTATNWKNPVPQNAFNGTPAAGSHPSAANYLIKRAAYASFDDTGTSLKHGSQIVFGNQNQLNSFKDLATPGIGGQHQQHGYNRRLVTIPVLNAGNQVIDYACMFMLHPLSGPKDDGHLEFRGNSGALNSPCTTNGIPGASAGPLVPVLVQ from the coding sequence ATGAAGCGAATCGTTCATCCAGACAGGCAAGGCGGTGCGATCATCGTGACCGTAGCGCTCGCCTTGCTCTTCCTGCTCGGATTCATGGGAATTGCCCTGGATCTCGCGCATCTGTTCATCGTGAAGACGGAACTGCAGACTGCCATGGATAGTTGCGCGCTTTCAGCGGCACAGGAACTCGATGGCATGAGCAACGCGCGCGACCGTGCCAGAAATGCCGGCAAAGCCGCTGGCAATCTGAACCGGGTCGATTTGCAGTCCGCCACATGGAATGGCCAGGGAATCATCACTGATACGGATATCAGTTTCAGGGATGCCGCATACCAGCCGACCAACTCCGATGCTGCAGCCAGATACGCTCAGTGTCAGCGCACCCAGGCAGGCGTGCGGATGTGGCTTCTGCATACAATGGGCGCCTTCGCCGGCACACCTGCCACCTACCCTAATACCGGCAACGTGCTGGCGCTGGCGGTGGCAACTCGCGCCAGCGCCCAAACCACCTGCCCGATCCCGGTTGCCCTGAGGCCCAAGGCAGGCGGCACGGCGCCTAACTACGGCTTTCAAGTAGGCGAATGGGTCACGGTATATGGCAACAAAATACCCGGATCGGGCGAGCTCGGCTGGTACAACCTTGACGGCAGCAAAAGTGCCAACGAAACCAAAAAGGAACTCTCCGAGGGGGGATACTGCGGAACCCGGATCGGCGACACTCTTGGCACGCCGGGCGCCCAAACGACCGTAGACACACCCTGGAATTACCGCTTCGGCATTTACAAGAATAACGAGGATCCAAGCGCAAACCGCCCGGATTTTACCGGCTATTCCTATACTGCGACCAACTGGAAAAATCCCGTGCCGCAAAACGCTTTTAACGGCACGCCAGCCGCCGGCTCGCATCCGAGTGCGGCCAATTACCTCATCAAGCGTGCGGCGTATGCCTCGTTCGACGATACCGGAACGAGCCTGAAGCATGGAAGCCAGATCGTCTTCGGCAACCAGAATCAGCTGAACAGCTTCAAGGACCTTGCTACGCCGGGCATCGGCGGCCAGCATCAGCAGCACGGCTATAACAGGCGCCTGGTCACGATTCCGGTTCTCAATGCTGGCAACCAGGTGATCGACTATGCCTGCATGTTCATGCTGCACCCGCTAAGTGGTCCAAAAGACGACGGCCATTTGGAGTTTCGCGGAAATTCCGGCGCATTGAACAGCCCGTGCACGACCAACGGCATTCCAGGAGCAAGCGCTGGGCCGCTGGTACCGGTCCTTGTGCAATGA
- a CDS encoding Flp family type IVb pilin, whose product MLNQFLQDEDGAQIIEYALIIAVISIAMVVALQPIFTTGTFTTFIGRLTACLTTATCA is encoded by the coding sequence ATGCTTAATCAATTTCTGCAGGACGAAGACGGTGCCCAGATCATCGAGTACGCGCTGATCATCGCGGTGATATCGATTGCCATGGTGGTCGCTCTGCAGCCGATTTTCACCACGGGCACGTTTACCACCTTCATTGGCCGCCTAACTGCCTGTCTGACCACGGCAACATGCGCTTGA
- a CDS encoding Flp family type IVb pilin, translating into MNQLVNTMRNAIRSFAKDEDGAQVVEYALIIAVVSIALVVALQALTANGGGFTTFIGRVTTCLTTANCV; encoded by the coding sequence ATGAACCAGCTTGTCAATACGATGCGCAATGCCATTCGCTCCTTCGCCAAAGACGAGGATGGCGCCCAAGTGGTCGAATATGCGCTGATCATCGCCGTCGTCTCGATTGCCCTGGTAGTCGCACTGCAGGCATTGACGGCGAATGGCGGTGGCTTTACCACCTTCATCGGCCGCGTAACCACCTGCCTGACCACGGCTAACTGCGTCTGA
- a CDS encoding type II and III secretion system protein family protein — MLLTALALSSHAFSADKPAGKPTDTHAVSGAALKSCTSAKVDAPVYVVLGKSTVIPLDFPASRIVVGGSPASRAVIPNEPADKNDKSAAMGPPQTAGSDGVGHVDIALMGPNELFVLGKKAGSMNVVLQGTGGRCTIKDIIVTVDPNSLQAKLGLLMPEETGIKVHAAENALVLSGIVSDAVKLDEAVRLASSYVDGKKVVNLLRLSTPQQVMLEVKIAEVSKSLLDKFGINFARLYTTAGGTSRILSGIFGGGPAILGQFRPNVASALTGAATGAIGGGSGAAAASLSTAGSGASLLGIDAEKKDGLVRILAEPNIMAISGQSASFLSGGRIFIPVAQSNTGGGSTITLEEKEFGVGLKFMPTVLAGGKVNLKLVSEVSELSQTGSPFTTVNGVTSVLPSITTRRIDTTVQLGDGQSFAIAGLIRNNITETISRFPGLGEIPLLGALFRSTEFQKDQTELIFIVTPRMVKPMQTAAALPTDNHIEPNRSDVLFMGSAEGKAKETVSPGNP, encoded by the coding sequence ATGCTCCTCACGGCACTGGCATTGAGCAGCCACGCCTTTTCCGCCGACAAGCCGGCCGGCAAGCCGACCGACACGCACGCTGTCAGCGGCGCCGCGTTGAAATCATGCACCTCGGCCAAGGTGGATGCGCCGGTCTATGTAGTTCTCGGTAAATCGACGGTCATCCCGCTGGACTTTCCGGCATCCCGGATCGTGGTCGGCGGCTCGCCCGCAAGCCGTGCCGTGATTCCGAACGAACCAGCGGACAAGAATGACAAAAGTGCCGCCATGGGGCCGCCGCAGACGGCCGGGTCGGATGGCGTGGGACATGTCGACATCGCCCTGATGGGGCCAAACGAACTGTTCGTCCTGGGCAAGAAAGCCGGCTCGATGAACGTCGTCCTGCAGGGCACGGGAGGACGCTGCACGATCAAGGACATCATCGTGACCGTTGACCCCAACAGCTTGCAGGCGAAGCTCGGCTTGCTGATGCCGGAGGAAACAGGGATCAAGGTACATGCCGCGGAAAATGCGCTGGTCCTGAGCGGCATAGTCAGCGACGCCGTCAAACTGGATGAGGCCGTGCGCCTCGCAAGTTCCTATGTGGATGGCAAAAAGGTGGTCAATTTGCTGCGCCTATCCACCCCGCAGCAGGTGATGCTGGAAGTGAAAATCGCCGAAGTGAGCAAGTCGCTGCTCGACAAGTTCGGCATCAATTTTGCCCGGCTTTACACGACTGCGGGCGGGACTTCCCGCATCCTGTCGGGGATTTTCGGTGGCGGGCCGGCCATCCTTGGTCAGTTCAGGCCGAATGTTGCAAGCGCCTTGACAGGCGCTGCGACAGGCGCCATTGGCGGAGGCTCGGGGGCAGCGGCGGCAAGCCTGAGCACCGCCGGAAGTGGCGCATCCCTGCTCGGCATCGATGCCGAGAAAAAAGACGGCCTGGTCCGTATCCTGGCAGAGCCGAACATCATGGCGATCAGCGGCCAGTCGGCAAGTTTCCTGTCCGGCGGCAGGATTTTCATACCGGTCGCGCAAAGCAACACTGGCGGCGGCTCCACGATCACGCTGGAGGAAAAGGAATTCGGCGTCGGCCTGAAATTCATGCCCACGGTACTGGCTGGCGGCAAGGTCAATCTCAAACTGGTGTCCGAAGTCTCGGAGCTGTCGCAAACCGGCTCGCCCTTCACTACAGTCAATGGCGTAACGTCGGTGCTGCCCTCGATTACCACGCGCCGCATCGACACTACAGTACAGCTTGGCGATGGCCAAAGCTTTGCCATCGCCGGCCTAATCCGCAACAACATTACGGAAACCATCAGCCGCTTTCCGGGCCTGGGCGAAATTCCGTTGCTAGGTGCGCTGTTCCGCTCGACCGAGTTTCAAAAGGATCAGACCGAACTGATCTTCATTGTGACGCCGCGCATGGTCAAACCCATGCAGACTGCGGCGGCGCTGCCCACCGACAACCATATCGAGCCCAATCGCAGTGACGTGCTGTTCATGGGTTCAGCCGAAGGCAAGGCCAAAGAAACCGTATCCCCTGGCAATCCATGA
- the cpaB gene encoding Flp pilus assembly protein CpaB: MKNLKAFSLLFLALLIGLAAAVYAAGWISQQAKIASNKVVVATIDIELGNKITPQMLTTVDWPSGSVPAGTFKDLAELQERVAKVSVLRGEPILEGKLAPVGTRGGLSAVIAEGKRAMTVRVNDVVGVAGFALPGNYVDVMVNTQRDGDNRHDDSKQISKTVLEHVLVLAVAQEASRDDTKPKVVSAVTLELSPEDSEKLDLARNVGTLSLVLRNQVDKLSVATVGITKKQLFGEVATVPVKLASAPRQPVSAKPAVARVRPDVQPPSHCIEVIQGGSRTVNCFKNSN, translated from the coding sequence ATGAAAAACCTCAAAGCATTTAGCTTGCTTTTCCTCGCATTGCTGATCGGCCTGGCGGCCGCGGTCTATGCTGCGGGATGGATTTCACAACAGGCAAAAATCGCCTCCAACAAGGTTGTCGTCGCGACAATCGACATCGAACTTGGCAACAAGATCACGCCGCAAATGCTGACAACGGTAGACTGGCCGAGCGGCTCCGTCCCTGCCGGCACGTTCAAGGATCTCGCGGAATTGCAGGAGCGCGTCGCGAAAGTGAGCGTGCTGCGCGGCGAGCCGATTCTTGAAGGGAAGCTCGCCCCTGTGGGCACACGTGGCGGCCTCTCGGCCGTCATCGCCGAAGGCAAACGCGCAATGACGGTGCGGGTCAATGATGTGGTTGGCGTGGCCGGCTTTGCCCTGCCGGGCAATTACGTCGATGTTATGGTCAACACCCAGCGCGACGGCGACAACCGGCATGACGACTCCAAGCAGATCAGCAAGACCGTGCTGGAACATGTCCTCGTTCTGGCCGTGGCGCAGGAAGCGAGCCGGGACGATACCAAACCAAAAGTGGTCAGCGCAGTGACGCTGGAACTGAGTCCGGAAGACTCCGAAAAGCTCGACCTCGCCCGCAACGTCGGCACCCTTTCGCTGGTGCTGCGCAATCAGGTTGACAAGTTAAGCGTCGCCACCGTCGGCATCACGAAGAAACAGCTGTTTGGCGAAGTGGCGACCGTGCCGGTGAAGCTGGCGAGCGCGCCCAGGCAACCGGTTTCCGCCAAACCTGCAGTAGCTCGCGTCAGGCCGGACGTTCAGCCCCCTTCCCATTGCATTGAAGTGATCCAGGGCGGCAGCCGTACCGTTAATTGCTTCAAAAATTCTAATTAA
- a CDS encoding A24 family peptidase: MNEAAMLELLAMLAVDPRNAVLFVLLVTAAIHDVRTYRIPNWLTLGGAAFGLTYSVFVPFPMHGGFLWAFGGLALGLVLMIPMYALKAMGAGDVKLMAMAGSFLGVHDVIFAVLATFILGGILALGFALARGVLGSMLGNIKQLLQTMTVSALAGTVGTGQVAVDNSVGKLPYGVSICIATIGYVVARQLGFL, from the coding sequence ATGAATGAGGCAGCCATGCTTGAACTTCTCGCGATGCTCGCCGTGGATCCGCGCAACGCTGTCCTGTTCGTTTTACTGGTGACCGCCGCCATTCACGATGTCCGCACCTACAGGATTCCGAACTGGCTCACGCTGGGCGGCGCGGCATTTGGACTGACTTACAGCGTGTTCGTGCCGTTTCCGATGCATGGCGGATTCCTCTGGGCATTCGGCGGCCTGGCGCTCGGTCTGGTACTGATGATTCCAATGTATGCCCTCAAAGCCATGGGTGCGGGCGACGTGAAGTTGATGGCCATGGCGGGGAGTTTTCTCGGAGTCCACGACGTCATCTTTGCAGTCCTTGCGACGTTCATCCTGGGCGGCATCCTTGCTCTGGGTTTTGCCCTAGCCAGAGGGGTCCTGGGCAGCATGCTGGGCAATATCAAGCAGCTGCTTCAGACAATGACGGTCTCGGCCCTGGCGGGCACGGTCGGAACCGGGCAGGTTGCCGTCGACAACTCGGTTGGAAAACTCCCTTATGGCGTCAGCATCTGCATCGCCACGATCGGGTATGTCGTGGCCAGGCAGTTGGGCTTTTTATAA
- a CDS encoding DNA-3-methyladenine glycosylase produces MHKLPRSFYARDTVDVARDLLGMHLVHIVDGVARVGRIVETEAYVGAHDLAAHSSKGRTPRTRIMFGPSGYAYVYLIYGMHHCVNVVTECEGHGAAVLLRALEPVRNLEGKTSGPGLLCKAMAIDLRLNAHDLLSDDFYVADDNAPKSWNIVARPRIGVDYAGEWAGRELRFYIQDNPWVSRK; encoded by the coding sequence ATGCATAAGCTGCCTCGTTCCTTTTATGCGCGCGACACGGTCGACGTCGCGCGCGACCTTCTGGGCATGCATCTGGTCCACATCGTCGACGGTGTCGCGCGCGTCGGGCGCATCGTCGAGACCGAGGCTTATGTCGGCGCGCATGACCTGGCCGCCCATTCTTCCAAAGGCAGGACGCCCCGCACACGGATCATGTTCGGCCCGTCCGGCTATGCCTATGTTTACCTGATCTACGGCATGCATCACTGCGTGAATGTTGTCACCGAATGCGAAGGACATGGCGCGGCCGTGCTGTTGCGGGCGCTGGAGCCGGTGCGCAACCTGGAGGGGAAAACCAGCGGCCCCGGTTTGCTGTGCAAGGCCATGGCCATCGACTTGCGGCTGAATGCCCATGATCTCCTGAGCGACGATTTTTACGTTGCCGATGACAACGCGCCGAAATCCTGGAACATTGTTGCCCGCCCCCGTATCGGCGTCGATTACGCCGGCGAATGGGCCGGGCGCGAATTGCGCTTTTATATCCAGGACAATCCCTGGGTATCGCGAAAATAG
- a CDS encoding ATP-binding protein, producing MSSFTNISFDADLMLWRDRLTLLLELPAAERARELPAVLAQLRKLSAHAYMAMEANEGLITALEWQIQEFSNAHAVQCNSTIELEPDSIAPAGVLATTALRIFQEMLSNVTRHARATSVRIRIKLARALLQMDVTDDGIGALPESFECSRSYGVLGMRRQALNFGGSLHIFSVQGGGTHVCLRLPLALPGAAA from the coding sequence ATGTCCTCATTCACAAATATCTCCTTCGATGCTGATTTGATGCTCTGGCGTGACAGGCTGACGCTACTGCTGGAATTGCCTGCGGCCGAACGTGCGCGCGAACTCCCGGCGGTGCTGGCGCAATTACGCAAACTGTCTGCCCATGCGTACATGGCAATGGAGGCAAACGAGGGGTTGATCACGGCGCTTGAATGGCAGATTCAGGAATTCTCGAATGCCCACGCAGTGCAGTGCAACTCAACGATCGAACTGGAGCCCGACAGCATCGCGCCGGCTGGCGTGCTTGCCACCACGGCGCTTCGCATATTTCAGGAAATGCTGAGCAACGTGACGCGTCACGCGCGGGCTACATCGGTGCGCATTCGCATCAAGTTGGCGCGTGCGCTGCTGCAAATGGATGTTACCGATGACGGCATAGGGGCGTTGCCCGAGTCATTCGAGTGTTCCCGATCGTATGGTGTCCTGGGCATGCGCAGGCAGGCCCTGAATTTCGGCGGCAGCCTGCACATCTTTAGTGTGCAGGGCGGAGGCACCCATGTCTGCCTGCGCCTGCCCCTGGCATTGCCAGGAGCCGCTGCATGA
- the cynS gene encoding cyanase — MDRNEVTKKIIAAKVRDKMSWAAIAEKIGQSKEWTTAAMLGQMTFDAKQAAVAKELFGLTDEETAWLQIVPYKGSLPTPVPADPLIYRWYEIVSVYGATIKELIHEEFGDGIMSAIDFSMDITREADPKGDRVNVVLSGKFLPYKQY; from the coding sequence ATGGATCGTAACGAAGTCACGAAAAAAATAATTGCCGCAAAAGTCAGAGACAAGATGAGCTGGGCAGCGATCGCCGAGAAAATCGGCCAGAGCAAGGAATGGACGACCGCCGCCATGCTTGGGCAGATGACCTTCGACGCGAAGCAGGCTGCCGTGGCCAAGGAACTGTTCGGCCTGACCGATGAGGAGACCGCCTGGCTGCAGATCGTGCCGTACAAGGGCTCGTTGCCGACGCCGGTGCCCGCCGATCCGCTGATCTATCGCTGGTACGAAATCGTCAGCGTGTACGGCGCCACCATCAAGGAATTGATCCATGAAGAGTTTGGCGACGGCATCATGAGCGCCATCGACTTTTCCATGGACATCACGCGCGAAGCCGACCCGAAGGGCGACCGCGTCAATGTGGTATTGAGCGGCAAATTCCTGCCGTACAAGCAGTACTGA